From the genome of Alosa alosa isolate M-15738 ecotype Scorff River chromosome 20, AALO_Geno_1.1, whole genome shotgun sequence, one region includes:
- the cks1b gene encoding cyclin-dependent kinases regulatory subunit 1 gives MSHKQIYYSEKYDDDKYEYRHVMLPKDIAKLVPKTHLMSETEWRNLGVQQSQGWVHYMTHQPEPHILLFRRPLPQTA, from the exons ATGTCGCACAAGCAAATCTACTACTCAGAAAAATATGACGACGACAAATACGAATACAG ACATGTCATGCTGCCTAAAGACATCGCCAAGTTGGTACCCAAAACCCACTTGATGTCCGAGACCGAGTGGAGGAACCTGGGCGTTCAGCAGAGCCAAGGCTGGGTACACTACATGACTCACCAGCCAG aaccgcacatcctgctgtTCCGTCGTCCACTACCCCAGACAGCGTGA